From Corynebacterium frankenforstense DSM 45800, the proteins below share one genomic window:
- the dprA gene encoding DNA-processing protein DprA, whose product MSTDETGARPPGGDPHAELLAWAYLSRVIEGPSRALQSLLDAGWTARDIAAGVRTRDPAVGGLIKETAARHRQCHPEADLEAAAAVGARLIHPGHPDWPAAELDSAFGFAARQAGGRADAVAPHALWVRGGSPAGLCAQAVALVGTRAISRYGAEVTGSLARGMAGHRWTVVSGGALGVDAVAHNAALDAGGSTVVVAACGIDVDYPRRHARLFDRVAENGAVVTEYPPGATPHRHRFLTRNRLVAALSLGTVVTEAAWRSGALNTLSWAEHLGRVCMAVPGPVTTAGSVGCHERIRTRAAELVTSADDVRALVGPAGTPDSAGQYELDFGPDPVQRLDRNQLRVFDALEPGTGRRAGEIAATAGLPLPLTVHLLVDLMRAGLVRLEGELWHRGQLP is encoded by the coding sequence ATGAGCACCGACGAGACCGGAGCCCGCCCTCCGGGCGGCGACCCGCACGCCGAGCTGCTCGCCTGGGCCTATCTCAGCCGCGTGATCGAGGGCCCCTCGCGCGCGCTGCAGTCGCTCCTCGATGCCGGCTGGACCGCCCGCGACATCGCCGCGGGCGTGCGCACCCGTGACCCCGCGGTGGGCGGGCTGATCAAGGAGACCGCCGCCCGCCACCGCCAGTGCCACCCGGAGGCCGACCTCGAGGCCGCCGCCGCGGTGGGCGCCCGGCTGATCCACCCCGGGCACCCCGACTGGCCGGCCGCCGAACTCGACTCCGCCTTCGGGTTCGCCGCGCGGCAGGCGGGCGGGCGCGCCGACGCCGTGGCCCCGCACGCGCTGTGGGTGCGCGGCGGCTCGCCGGCCGGGTTGTGCGCCCAGGCCGTCGCCCTGGTGGGCACCCGGGCGATCTCCCGCTACGGCGCCGAGGTCACAGGCTCCCTCGCCCGCGGCATGGCCGGCCACCGCTGGACGGTCGTCTCCGGCGGGGCGCTCGGCGTGGACGCCGTGGCCCACAACGCCGCGCTCGACGCCGGGGGATCGACCGTGGTCGTGGCCGCCTGCGGCATCGACGTCGACTACCCGCGCCGGCACGCCCGACTCTTCGATCGCGTCGCCGAGAACGGCGCCGTGGTCACCGAGTACCCGCCCGGGGCCACCCCGCACCGCCACCGGTTCCTCACCCGCAACCGTCTGGTCGCCGCGCTCAGCCTCGGCACCGTGGTCACCGAGGCCGCCTGGCGCTCCGGCGCGCTGAACACGCTGAGCTGGGCCGAGCACCTGGGTCGGGTGTGCATGGCCGTGCCCGGGCCGGTGACCACCGCGGGCTCGGTGGGCTGCCACGAGCGCATCCGCACCCGCGCCGCCGAGCTGGTCACGAGTGCCGACGACGTGCGCGCCCTCGTCGGCCCGGCGGGCACCCCGGACTCGGCCGGGCAGTACGAGCTCGACTTCGGCCCCGACCCCGTCCAGCGCCTCGACCGCAACCAGCTGCGGGTCTTCGACGCGCTCGAGCCGGGCACGGGACGCAGGGCAGGGGAGATCGCCGCGACCGCGGGCCTGCCGCTGCCGTTGACCGTGCACCTGCTCGTCGATCTCATGCGCGCCGGGCTGGTGCGCCTGGAAGGGGAGCTCTGGCACCGCGGCCAGCTACCATGA
- a CDS encoding YifB family Mg chelatase-like AAA ATPase, whose product MRVHEAAGRLGRTRTVALDGVDAHLVTVEANIGPGLPGVHVVGMGDTAVRESRDRIRTAVTNSGLDWPRSKIVVSMSPADLPKAGSQFDLAMALAVLSGAERGRGENRLRAAMAIGEIGLDGTVREVPGALPAALAARAHGLDTVIVPPGNAAEASVLASVEVLVAPTLAAAWDWARGRAELPRAGLPGDPGGSGAGSGAGSGAGGSGDGGSGAGPGGLSGLSGLRAVGGARLPDLADVAGQPEARLALEVAAAGGHHMMMVGPPGSGKSMLAERLPGILPPLSEGEMIEATVVHSVAAATGAGPVTHPPFVAPHHTVTRAALLGGGAGHPRPGAVSLAHRGVLFLDEVSEVPAAVLDGLRQPLETGEVHLLRARSRVTLPAGFQLVLAANPCRCGAAEPAACRCSPAERARYLSNLSGPLRDRLDIFVRTRVTGTLSAPTGESSAAVAERVAAARERAAARWAGPEKTGPEWAGRRVPGPVLRRRFPASEEAMALLEAFLAEGSVSQRGVDRTLRLAWTLADLEEDDRPGLDHVHRAVALHAPAADLTEAA is encoded by the coding sequence ATGAGGGTGCATGAGGCGGCAGGGAGACTCGGGCGCACCCGCACGGTCGCGCTCGACGGGGTGGACGCCCACCTGGTCACCGTCGAGGCGAACATCGGGCCCGGGCTGCCCGGCGTGCACGTCGTCGGGATGGGCGACACCGCCGTGCGCGAGTCTCGCGACCGGATCCGCACGGCGGTGACCAACAGCGGGCTGGACTGGCCGCGCAGCAAGATCGTCGTCTCGATGTCACCGGCCGACCTGCCCAAGGCCGGCTCCCAGTTCGACCTCGCCATGGCGCTGGCCGTGCTCAGCGGCGCCGAACGCGGCCGCGGGGAGAACCGGCTGCGCGCGGCGATGGCCATCGGCGAGATCGGGCTGGACGGCACCGTGCGCGAGGTCCCCGGCGCGCTGCCGGCCGCGCTCGCGGCCCGCGCCCACGGCCTGGACACGGTCATCGTGCCGCCGGGCAACGCCGCCGAGGCCTCCGTGCTCGCCTCGGTCGAGGTGCTCGTCGCCCCGACCCTGGCCGCCGCGTGGGACTGGGCCCGCGGCCGCGCCGAGCTGCCGCGCGCCGGGCTGCCCGGGGACCCCGGGGGATCGGGTGCAGGTTCGGGTGCAGGTTCGGGCGCCGGTGGCTCGGGCGACGGCGGATCGGGCGCGGGCCCGGGCGGGCTGAGTGGGCTGAGTGGGCTGCGCGCCGTCGGGGGCGCCCGGCTGCCGGATCTGGCGGACGTCGCCGGCCAGCCCGAGGCGCGCCTGGCCCTCGAGGTCGCGGCCGCCGGCGGGCACCACATGATGATGGTCGGTCCGCCGGGCTCGGGGAAGTCGATGCTCGCCGAGCGTCTGCCCGGGATCCTGCCGCCGCTTTCCGAGGGCGAGATGATCGAGGCGACCGTGGTGCACTCGGTGGCCGCCGCCACCGGCGCGGGACCCGTGACCCACCCGCCGTTTGTCGCCCCGCACCACACCGTCACCCGCGCGGCCCTCCTCGGCGGGGGAGCGGGCCACCCGCGGCCCGGGGCGGTCAGCCTCGCCCACCGCGGGGTGCTCTTCCTCGACGAGGTCTCCGAGGTGCCCGCCGCCGTGCTCGACGGGCTGCGCCAGCCGCTGGAGACCGGCGAGGTGCACCTGCTGCGCGCTCGCAGCCGGGTCACCCTGCCCGCCGGCTTCCAGCTGGTGCTCGCCGCCAACCCGTGCCGCTGCGGGGCCGCCGAGCCCGCCGCCTGCCGCTGCAGCCCGGCCGAACGGGCCCGCTACCTGTCCAACCTCTCCGGCCCCCTGCGCGATCGCCTCGACATCTTCGTGCGCACCCGCGTCACCGGCACCCTGAGCGCGCCGACCGGCGAGTCCAGCGCGGCGGTGGCCGAGCGGGTCGCCGCCGCACGCGAACGCGCCGCCGCCCGCTGGGCCGGGCCGGAGAAGACCGGACCGGAGTGGGCCGGTCGGCGCGTGCCGGGGCCGGTCCTGCGCCGCCGCTTCCCGGCCAGCGAGGAGGCCATGGCGCTGCTGGAGGCCTTCCTCGCCGAGGGCTCGGTCAGCCAACGTGGCGTCGACCGGACCCTGCGGCTGGCCTGGACGCTGGCGGACCTCGAGGAGGACGACCGGCCGGGGCTCGACCACGTCCACCGCGCCGTGGCGCTGCACGCCCCGGCCGCCGACCTGACGGAGGCCGCATGA
- a CDS encoding YraN family protein, with the protein MTTRPRPRPTGPPAQAVLGRRGEDHVAAAYERGGARVLGQNVREGRDEIDLIAEEEDGTVVFVEVKTRRGRGFGGAEAVTAAKLRRMRRAAAAWLAERAWVQVRLDVVEVVVAGDGTAALTRFKGVDEGA; encoded by the coding sequence ATGACCACCAGACCACGACCGCGCCCGACGGGGCCGCCCGCGCAGGCCGTGCTCGGGCGCCGCGGCGAGGACCACGTCGCCGCGGCCTACGAGAGGGGCGGGGCGCGCGTGCTGGGCCAGAACGTGCGCGAGGGCCGCGACGAGATCGACCTGATCGCCGAGGAGGAAGACGGCACCGTCGTCTTCGTCGAGGTCAAGACGCGGCGCGGCAGGGGCTTCGGCGGGGCGGAGGCCGTCACCGCCGCCAAGCTGCGCCGCATGCGCCGTGCGGCGGCCGCCTGGCTCGCCGAGCGGGCCTGGGTCCAGGTGCGCCTGGACGTCGTCGAGGTGGTGGTCGCCGGCGACGGCACCGCCGCGCTGACCCGCTTCAAGGGGGTCGATGAGGGTGCATGA
- a CDS encoding DUF2469 domain-containing protein: MSAEDLDNYEAEVELSLYREYRDVVSQFSYVVETERRFYLANAVELIPHTKDGDVYYEVRMSDAWVWDMYRPARFVRYVRVITYKDVNIEELDKPDFVLPEQ; this comes from the coding sequence ATGAGCGCTGAGGATCTGGACAACTACGAGGCAGAGGTCGAGCTCTCCCTCTACCGGGAGTACCGCGACGTCGTCAGCCAGTTCTCCTACGTCGTGGAGACCGAGCGCCGCTTCTACCTGGCCAACGCCGTCGAGCTGATCCCGCACACCAAGGACGGCGACGTCTACTACGAGGTGCGCATGTCCGACGCCTGGGTGTGGGACATGTACCGCCCGGCGCGCTTCGTGCGCTACGTCCGCGTGATCACCTACAAGGACGTCAACATCGAGGAGCTCGACAAGCCGGACTTCGTGCTCCCCGAGCAGTAG
- a CDS encoding ribonuclease HII → MRRLTQMRTHEVALCRAGLGPVAGVDEAGRGACAGPLTVAACVLPERTFPQLKELTDSKKLTPKARERLFPLIQKAALAWSVVHIPAAECDSRGVQRANLAGMRRAVALLDVAPGYVLTDAWYVAGLTSPHLPVIGGDATCRCIAAASVLAKVSRDRLMARLDETYPGYGFAGHKGYGTRAHMDAVRRHGASPVHRYTYANVAAANREFLQHGKDGSAP, encoded by the coding sequence ATGCGCCGACTGACCCAGATGCGCACCCACGAGGTCGCGCTGTGCCGCGCCGGGCTGGGGCCGGTGGCGGGCGTCGACGAGGCCGGCCGCGGCGCGTGCGCCGGGCCGTTGACGGTGGCCGCCTGCGTGCTGCCCGAGCGCACCTTCCCGCAGCTGAAGGAACTGACCGACTCGAAGAAGCTCACGCCCAAGGCCCGCGAGCGGCTCTTCCCGCTCATCCAGAAGGCCGCGCTGGCCTGGTCGGTGGTGCACATCCCCGCCGCCGAGTGCGACTCGCGCGGCGTGCAGCGCGCCAACCTCGCCGGCATGCGCCGGGCCGTCGCGCTGCTCGACGTCGCGCCCGGCTACGTGCTCACCGACGCCTGGTACGTCGCCGGGCTGACCTCGCCGCACCTGCCGGTCATCGGCGGGGACGCCACCTGCCGCTGCATCGCCGCGGCCAGCGTGCTGGCGAAGGTCTCGCGCGACCGGCTGATGGCCCGGCTCGACGAGACCTACCCGGGCTACGGCTTCGCCGGGCACAAGGGCTACGGGACACGCGCGCACATGGACGCGGTGCGCCGCCACGGCGCGAGCCCGGTCCACCGTTACACTTATGCCAATGTCGCGGCCGCCAACCGCGAGTTCTTGCAGCACGGGAAGGACGGTTCAGCCCCATGA
- the lepB gene encoding signal peptidase I, with protein sequence MLVREYRDRRPWLLELPGVSAAAAENAAESGTAGQDEGAKKELPWFVEIPLVIVATFLVIFLVQTFIGRIYLIPSASMEPTLHGCAGCTGDRIVVEKISYYASDPEPGDVVVFAGTDSWNETFTSQRSENAVVRGLQNVGALVGLVAPDENDLVKRIVATGGQTVSCQEGDPSVMVDGKPTDQSFTLQPPQYPVDPNTGSTECGGDYFGPLTVPEGNVFVMGDNRTNSQDSRYHIGDEYQGTIPEDNIRGKVVARVWPPSRIGGVEHADLQAAAN encoded by the coding sequence ATGCTAGTCCGCGAATACCGGGACCGCCGCCCGTGGCTGCTAGAGTTGCCGGGCGTGAGTGCAGCAGCAGCCGAGAACGCCGCCGAGAGCGGGACCGCCGGGCAGGACGAGGGCGCCAAGAAGGAGCTGCCCTGGTTCGTGGAGATCCCCCTGGTGATCGTCGCCACGTTCCTGGTGATCTTCCTCGTGCAGACCTTCATCGGCCGGATCTACCTGATCCCCTCGGCCTCGATGGAGCCCACGCTGCACGGCTGCGCTGGCTGCACCGGCGACCGCATCGTCGTCGAGAAGATCTCCTACTACGCCTCCGACCCGGAGCCCGGCGACGTCGTCGTCTTCGCCGGCACCGACTCCTGGAACGAGACGTTCACCTCCCAGCGCTCGGAGAACGCCGTGGTGCGCGGCCTGCAGAACGTCGGCGCGCTCGTCGGCCTGGTGGCCCCGGACGAGAACGACCTGGTCAAGCGCATCGTCGCCACCGGCGGGCAGACCGTCAGCTGCCAGGAGGGCGACCCCTCGGTGATGGTCGACGGCAAACCGACCGACCAGTCCTTCACCCTGCAGCCCCCGCAGTACCCGGTGGACCCGAACACCGGCTCCACCGAGTGCGGCGGCGACTACTTCGGCCCGCTGACCGTGCCGGAGGGCAACGTCTTCGTCATGGGCGACAACCGCACCAACTCCCAGGACTCCCGCTACCACATCGGCGACGAGTACCAGGGCACGATCCCCGAGGACAACATCCGCGGCAAGGTCGTCGCCCGCGTGTGGCCGCCCTCGCGCATCGGCGGCGTCGAGCACGCCGACCTGCAGGCTGCGGCGAACTAG
- a CDS encoding ABC transporter ATP-binding protein, protein MRTRPFVTLLGMLAHHRGALAFAVALSLVSSVVALVQPLVVNQMIADFPDGVAGRAGILVALLAVGSVADGASIYVMTRTAESAVYDTRTRLIDRVLRLPVTAYDRLRTGDLVTRVGADTTLVRSAFTGGLVGAVGSAVTMVGSVVLMGLIDVVMLAVVLTVVALALLAVVVASGKIQRSTKAAQKSVGELGAGLERALVAVRTIRAAGARAQRRIETALGGDARRAFGHGRDVAKVEGMLFPATGLALQAAFLAVLGIGGMRVAAGAITVADLVSFVLYLFMLASPLGQVFGAVTTVRQAMGAIERIQRILGEPVESETGAALEPVPGAPAVEFDRVCFSYAPTGEEEEEIDDAARADGGADTGAVPGSGVDAGGARTVVLHDVSFTVPAGTTTALVGPSGAGKSTALALIERFYSPDSGRVLVAGRDTAGLDPAALRAAIGYVEQEAAVLAGTVRENLQLVAENATDEQCWHVLEQVGLDGPLRERGGLDTVLGERGMTLSGGQRQRLALARMLLAEAPLLLLDEPTSAVDSMNEQLILDALATASRGRSVVVIAHRLSTVTDADQIIVLDGGRVVGRGTHHELMAGNEVYQELASRQLMQ, encoded by the coding sequence ATGCGAACGAGACCCTTTGTCACGCTGCTGGGCATGCTCGCCCACCACCGCGGCGCCCTGGCCTTCGCGGTGGCCCTCAGCCTGGTCAGCTCCGTGGTCGCCCTGGTCCAGCCCCTGGTGGTCAACCAGATGATCGCCGACTTCCCCGACGGGGTCGCCGGGCGCGCCGGCATCCTCGTCGCGCTCCTGGCGGTCGGCTCCGTGGCCGACGGCGCGTCCATCTACGTGATGACGCGCACCGCCGAGTCCGCCGTCTACGACACCCGCACCCGCCTGATCGACCGCGTGCTGCGCCTGCCGGTCACGGCCTACGACCGGCTGCGCACCGGCGACCTGGTCACCCGCGTGGGCGCAGACACCACCCTGGTGCGCTCCGCGTTCACCGGCGGGCTGGTCGGCGCGGTCGGCAGCGCGGTGACCATGGTCGGCTCCGTGGTGCTCATGGGGCTCATCGACGTCGTGATGCTCGCCGTGGTGCTGACCGTGGTCGCACTCGCGCTGCTGGCCGTGGTCGTGGCCTCGGGCAAGATCCAGCGCTCGACGAAGGCCGCCCAGAAGTCCGTCGGCGAGCTGGGCGCCGGCCTCGAGCGCGCGCTCGTCGCCGTGCGCACCATCCGCGCGGCCGGAGCGCGCGCCCAACGCCGCATCGAGACCGCCCTGGGCGGGGACGCCCGACGGGCCTTCGGGCACGGCCGCGACGTCGCCAAGGTCGAGGGCATGCTCTTCCCCGCCACCGGCCTGGCCCTGCAGGCGGCGTTCCTGGCCGTGCTCGGCATCGGCGGCATGCGCGTGGCCGCCGGCGCCATCACCGTCGCCGACCTCGTCTCCTTCGTGCTCTACCTGTTCATGCTGGCCTCGCCGCTCGGCCAGGTCTTCGGCGCGGTGACCACCGTGCGCCAGGCGATGGGCGCGATCGAGCGCATCCAGCGCATCCTCGGCGAGCCCGTCGAGTCCGAGACCGGCGCCGCGCTCGAGCCGGTGCCCGGCGCCCCGGCCGTCGAGTTCGACCGCGTCTGCTTCTCCTACGCGCCCACGGGCGAGGAGGAAGAGGAGATTGACGACGCCGCGCGCGCCGACGGTGGCGCGGACACGGGTGCGGTCCCCGGTTCCGGTGTGGACGCCGGAGGCGCCCGCACCGTGGTGCTGCACGACGTCTCCTTCACCGTGCCGGCCGGCACCACCACCGCGCTCGTCGGCCCCTCGGGCGCCGGCAAGTCCACCGCGCTGGCGCTCATCGAGCGCTTCTACTCCCCCGACTCCGGGCGCGTGCTCGTCGCCGGGCGCGACACCGCCGGGCTCGACCCGGCCGCGCTGCGCGCGGCGATCGGCTACGTCGAGCAGGAGGCCGCGGTGCTCGCCGGCACCGTGCGCGAGAACCTGCAGCTGGTCGCCGAGAACGCCACCGACGAGCAGTGCTGGCACGTCCTCGAGCAGGTCGGGCTCGACGGCCCGCTGCGCGAGCGCGGCGGGCTGGACACCGTCCTCGGCGAGCGCGGCATGACGCTCTCGGGCGGCCAGCGCCAGCGCCTCGCCCTGGCGCGCATGCTGCTGGCCGAGGCCCCGCTGCTGCTGCTCGACGAGCCGACCAGTGCGGTGGACTCCATGAACGAGCAGCTCATCCTCGACGCCCTGGCCACCGCCTCCCGCGGCCGCAGCGTGGTCGTCATCGCCCACCGGCTGTCCACGGTCACCGACGCCGACCAGATCATCGTCCTCGACGGGGGCCGCGTGGTCGGCCGCGGCACCCACCACGAGCTGATGGCCGGAAACGAGGTCTACCAGGAGCTCGCCAGCCGCCAGCTCATGCAGTAG
- the rplS gene encoding 50S ribosomal protein L19: MNILDKVDAAQLRDDIPDFRPGDTVAVDVKVIEGSTERTQLFTGVVIRRQGSGIRETFTVRKVSFGIAVERTFPVHSPNLASIKVERRGKVRRAKLYYLRNLRGKAARIKERR, from the coding sequence ATGAACATTCTTGACAAGGTCGACGCAGCCCAGCTGCGCGACGACATCCCCGACTTCCGCCCGGGCGACACCGTCGCCGTCGACGTGAAGGTCATCGAGGGCTCCACCGAGCGCACCCAGCTCTTCACCGGCGTCGTCATCCGCCGCCAGGGCTCGGGCATCCGTGAGACCTTCACCGTGCGCAAGGTCTCCTTCGGCATCGCCGTGGAGCGCACCTTCCCGGTGCACTCGCCGAACCTGGCCTCGATCAAGGTCGAGCGTCGCGGCAAGGTCCGCCGTGCGAAGCTGTACTACCTGCGCAACCTGCGCGGCAAGGCGGCCCGCATCAAGGAGCGCCGCTAA
- a CDS encoding thiamine phosphate synthase, translating to MAAEPDLRCYLVTGAGTPEHITEVAAAAARGGAGVVQVRSKPIDAGDLLELTVSVARAVAEANPATKVLVDDRVDVAAAAMARGENVHGVHVGQSDLPVADVRRLLGEDAVIGLTTGTRELVEAANVHAAAGLIDYVGCGPYKPTPTKDSGREPLGVEAYRELAELSAVPMVAIGSVTAEDAPALAATGVAGVAVVRALMNAGDPAGYAARIVRAFSPAGAGAPGGADGNGNEESR from the coding sequence GTGGCCGCAGAACCAGACCTGAGATGCTACCTGGTCACCGGGGCGGGCACCCCGGAGCACATCACCGAGGTCGCCGCGGCGGCCGCCCGCGGCGGCGCCGGGGTGGTCCAGGTGCGCTCCAAGCCCATCGACGCCGGCGACCTGCTCGAACTGACCGTCTCGGTCGCCCGCGCCGTCGCCGAGGCCAACCCCGCCACGAAGGTCCTCGTCGACGACCGCGTCGACGTCGCCGCCGCAGCCATGGCCCGCGGCGAGAACGTCCACGGCGTCCACGTCGGCCAGTCCGACCTGCCGGTGGCCGACGTGCGCCGCCTGCTCGGCGAGGACGCGGTCATCGGGCTGACCACCGGCACCCGCGAGCTCGTCGAGGCCGCGAACGTGCACGCCGCGGCAGGGCTGATCGACTACGTCGGCTGCGGGCCGTACAAGCCCACCCCGACGAAGGACTCCGGGCGCGAGCCGCTGGGCGTCGAGGCCTACCGGGAGCTCGCGGAGCTCTCCGCCGTGCCCATGGTCGCCATCGGCTCGGTGACCGCCGAGGACGCCCCCGCCCTGGCCGCCACCGGGGTCGCCGGGGTCGCCGTGGTGCGCGCCCTGATGAACGCCGGGGACCCGGCCGGTTACGCCGCGCGCATCGTGAGGGCCTTCTCCCCCGCGGGTGCCGGCGCCCCCGGCGGGGCCGACGGAAACGGAAACGAGGAATCCCGATGA
- the thiO gene encoding glycine oxidase ThiO, whose product MSHVTVIGAGLVGLATAFELTERGAGVTVVDPAPAGQATHFAGGMLAPVAEVQYRQEPLYPLMLDSAARYPDLVERVAAATDLPTGHRTDGTLVVAADRADATHLAELAAHQSAHEMTVERITVREARRLEPGLSPNLAGAVSIPGDHEVAPRQFAEALVDALTSRGVEFVAEKALALVRGDEGSPDAAVTAVRTESHTLPVADGDSVVLAAGLGASEIENVHAPLQLRPVYGDILIAAAPHGEELITRVVRGFVEDRPIYLIPRAEGRIAIGATSREDHRADTPLFAVRDLLRDACRVAPCLEEAGMVEWGTGARPGTPDDLPYLGREGRNLVISTGYFRHGILLTALGAAVGAEMALGADAPELIAACDPRR is encoded by the coding sequence ATGAGCCACGTCACCGTCATCGGCGCGGGCCTGGTCGGCCTGGCGACCGCCTTCGAGCTGACCGAGCGCGGGGCGGGCGTCACCGTCGTCGACCCGGCCCCGGCCGGCCAAGCCACCCACTTCGCCGGCGGCATGCTCGCCCCGGTCGCCGAGGTGCAGTACCGCCAGGAGCCGCTCTACCCGCTCATGCTCGACTCCGCGGCGCGCTACCCGGATCTCGTCGAGCGGGTCGCCGCCGCCACGGACCTGCCGACCGGCCACCGCACCGACGGCACTCTCGTCGTCGCCGCCGACCGCGCCGACGCCACCCACCTGGCGGAGCTGGCCGCCCACCAGTCGGCCCACGAGATGACCGTCGAGCGCATCACCGTGCGCGAGGCCCGCCGCCTCGAGCCGGGGCTCTCGCCCAACCTGGCCGGTGCCGTCTCCATCCCCGGCGACCACGAGGTGGCCCCGCGCCAGTTCGCCGAGGCACTCGTCGACGCCCTGACCTCCCGCGGCGTCGAGTTCGTCGCCGAGAAGGCCCTCGCCCTCGTCCGGGGCGACGAAGGCTCCCCGGACGCCGCGGTGACCGCCGTGCGCACGGAGTCGCACACGCTGCCCGTCGCCGACGGTGACTCGGTCGTGCTCGCGGCGGGGCTCGGGGCGTCGGAAATCGAAAATGTCCACGCGCCGCTGCAACTGCGCCCGGTCTACGGCGACATCCTCATCGCCGCCGCGCCGCACGGCGAGGAGCTGATCACCCGCGTGGTGCGCGGCTTCGTTGAGGACCGGCCGATCTACCTGATCCCGCGCGCCGAGGGCCGCATCGCCATCGGGGCGACCAGCCGCGAGGACCACCGCGCGGACACCCCGCTGTTCGCCGTGCGCGACCTGCTGCGCGACGCCTGCCGCGTCGCGCCCTGCCTCGAGGAGGCCGGCATGGTCGAGTGGGGCACCGGCGCGCGGCCGGGCACCCCGGACGACCTGCCGTATCTGGGCCGGGAGGGGAGGAACCTCGTGATCTCCACCGGGTACTTCCGCCACGGCATCCTGCTGACCGCACTGGGCGCGGCCGTCGGCGCCGAGATGGCGCTGGGCGCCGACGCCCCCGAACTCATCGCCGCCTGCGACCCGCGCCGCTAA
- the thiS gene encoding sulfur carrier protein ThiS, which translates to MIHYTVNDEPREGEPLTVAELVDAEVGTRTGVAVAVDGEVVPASGWDRRINEGERVDVLTAVQGG; encoded by the coding sequence ATGATCCACTACACGGTCAACGACGAGCCCCGCGAGGGCGAGCCGCTCACCGTCGCCGAGCTCGTCGACGCCGAGGTCGGCACCCGCACCGGTGTGGCCGTCGCCGTCGACGGCGAGGTCGTGCCCGCCTCCGGGTGGGACCGCCGCATCAACGAGGGCGAGCGCGTCGACGTGCTCACCGCCGTCCAGGGAGGTTAA
- a CDS encoding thiazole synthase, producing MLTIADKQFHSHLIMGTGGATSQAILEESLVASGTQLTTVAMRRHSAATGGGESVFEMLRRLGIAPLPNTAGCRTARDAVTTAKLAREALGTDWIKAEVIADEHTLLPDAVELIDSCELLVAEGFTVLAYCPDDPVVARHLAGVGVAAVMPLGSPIGTGLGILNPHNIELICAEAHRQDVPVILDAGVGTASDAARAMELGCDGVLLASAINRCQDPVAMARAMRHAVEAGRLARTAGRIPQREHARASSSFEGLASWADQVL from the coding sequence ATGCTCACCATCGCCGACAAGCAGTTCCACTCGCACCTGATCATGGGCACCGGCGGGGCGACCTCGCAGGCCATCCTCGAGGAGTCGCTGGTGGCCAGCGGCACCCAGCTGACCACCGTGGCCATGCGGCGGCACTCCGCGGCCACCGGCGGCGGCGAGAGCGTCTTCGAGATGCTGCGCCGCCTCGGCATCGCCCCGCTGCCCAACACCGCCGGCTGCCGCACCGCCCGCGACGCGGTGACCACCGCCAAGCTCGCCCGCGAGGCGCTGGGCACCGACTGGATCAAGGCCGAGGTCATCGCCGACGAGCACACCCTGCTGCCGGACGCCGTCGAGCTCATCGATTCCTGCGAGCTCCTCGTCGCCGAGGGCTTCACCGTGCTGGCCTACTGCCCGGACGACCCAGTCGTCGCCCGCCACCTCGCCGGTGTGGGGGTCGCGGCCGTGATGCCGCTGGGCTCGCCGATCGGCACCGGGCTGGGCATCCTCAACCCGCACAACATCGAGTTGATCTGCGCCGAGGCCCACCGCCAGGACGTGCCCGTCATCCTCGACGCCGGGGTGGGCACGGCCTCCGACGCCGCCCGCGCGATGGAGCTCGGCTGCGACGGCGTGCTGCTGGCCAGCGCGATCAACCGCTGCCAGGACCCGGTGGCCATGGCGCGCGCGATGCGCCACGCCGTGGAGGCCGGCCGCCTGGCGCGCACCGCCGGCCGCATCCCGCAGCGCGAGCACGCGCGTGCCTCCTCCAGCTTCGAGGGCCTGGCCAGCTGGGCCGACCAGGTGCTCTAG